From the candidate division KSB1 bacterium genome, the window CTTTAATTTTTGCCATTGCCGGGCTAGATTGAGTGACTTCCCTGGAAACATTTAGTGGCAAATCTTCCGTATCCACAACTCCTGATTGAAATCTTAAGTATTCCGGCAGCAATTCTTTGCAATCATCCTGGATGAATATTTTGTTAGAATACAAATGTAACGATTTTAGATCTTCGTCGGCAAACAACCGCAAGGGAGCAGTTTCCGGAATAAAAAGGATGGCTTTGAAGTTAACTTTTCCCTCAATGGTTAATTGAAGATGCCCCAAAGGATTATTAAAATCGTTTGATATGAATTTATAGAATTCATTTAATTCTTCATCTTTTATATCAGCTTTATTTTGGTGCCATATGGCGCTAACAATATTAATTTCTTCTTTGCCCACGTAAATCGGGAAATCCACAAAATTAGAATATTTTTTTATGATTTGTTGAACACGCCAATCTTCACTAAATTCTTCTGCAGATTTTTTTATTTTGAAAGATATCTTTGTTCCTCTTTGCTTCTTATCGAATTCCTCAATTTTAAATTTACCTTCACCGGAAGAAGTCCAAATATATCCTTTCGAATCTTTATCAGCCGATCTCGTTTCGATGGTAACCTCATCTGTAACCATGAAGACTGAATAAAACCCAATACCGAACTGGCCGATTAATTCATTTTCAAAGGGCTTGTCTTGCTCTTTTATTTTCTTTAAGAATTCCAGTGTTCCGGAACTGGCAATGGTGCCAATCCTGTCAATGAGATCTTCTTTGGTCATACCAATCCCGGTATCTTCAATTGAAAATGTCTTCTTTTTTGAATCCAAATGAATATTAATCCGAAAAGGTAAATCCGGGTTCAATAAGTCTTTGCTAGTTAAGTCTTTAAATTTGGCTTTGTTTAATGCATCCGATGCATTAGAAATAAGCTCACGAAGAAAAATTTCCGGGTGTGTATAAAGAGAATTGACAATAAGGTGAAGCAATTGCTTCATCTCTGCTTTATATTCAAACTCTTCTACATTTTGATGTGCTTTTTTTGGCATAGCGCTTTTAACTCCTTTGATAATTCCTAAACTTTAAATTAATATTTTGTTAGATTGGATTCCGTAACGTCTAATTATAATGAAGATTAGGCAATTTTTTCAAAGATTTTTAAGTAATCTAGTGTTTCAATAATATTTCCAATCTATTTATGAATGCCGACCACGCTCTCTAAGAAGAAAAACATTGACTTCTGAGCAGAGAGTCTTTAATTATGATACATGGATGGGCGAACACCCAATACATTAATGAGTTTTTTTTGTGATGATAGGAAGTTACAAGAACTTTTAATTTGAAGACATTCATGATATGATGAAAAATAAGAAAACTATTTCCGTGCACTTTTCAAACATGACAAAGGTTTCTCGGATTCAAACCACACTTCTCATGAGGGTACTACGAGCTAATTAAGACAGGATTATAATGGCCCAGTACATACAATTGCAGAAGAATGATATTCAGAGAATTGCTAACCACCATGGCCTGATAGTTGTGGATTTTAAACCTATCGAGGGAGGAGCGTCCAATTCCAGTTATGTGTTGAAAACACCGCAAAACAGATATGTGCTGACGGTTTTCGATGAGAAAACATTAGCCTATGTAGTTAAGCTGGGACAATTATTACTGTTGCTGGCAAAGTACGACTTTACTACTACACGCCTGGTACTGCTGCTTACAGAAGAAGTCACACTGGTTTATCGACAAAAACCAGTCATGTTGAAGACCTACATTTCCGGGCAGGTTTGTCAGAATATTGATGACGCCATGATGCGCCAAGTAGGAGCGGCAATGGCCAGGCTACATCAAACACCTGCGCCGGATTTCCTGCCCGATAGACACCCTTATGGCCTACATTTTTTTTTCAAAAGTCATTAGCCGTAACGTTAATCAAGCGTATGAGTCTTGGTTGGCGGAGCGGTTGGTTCAACTTAAGCTGCAGATCCCGCCAGAGTTACCCTGTGGATTAATTCATGGGGATGTATTTTATGATAATATTTTGTTCGAGAGAGGTAAGCTGAAGGCTATAATAGACTTTGAAGAAGCATGTCTTTATTACAAGGTGTTTGATTTAGGGATGGGAATTTTGGGGTTGTGTACAGAGGGAACAACATGGGTATTGAGTAAAGCTCGAGCACTGGTTATGGGATACCAACAAGTTAAAGCGCTAGAAGAGCGGGAAAAGGAGTCTTTGCAATTATTTTGTGCATATGCCGCGATTGCAACCTCTTGTTGGCGGTTCTGGAAGTACCACATCCATTCACCTACGGTCGAAAAGGCAGATGAGCATTGGCAGATGGTGCATCTTGCAGAAGAGATAGACGCTGTTCCCAAGACAAAATTTTTACATGCAGTTTTTAGTAGCAATGGATAAACCAATGACACTCTGGACAGCCCATGCTCGGCATTATGGGAGAAAAGGAACGCGCCCAGGGTGACATCTTTTCCCGATGCTGTGAACGTGGCGAATCACAACCAGGGGTTGAGCAAACTATACGGGGTTTCCATTGTCACGATCTGAACACAAGAAAAATAAATTCTATGACATATAAATATTTAAAACTATTTAACCTTGAGACAGTGATCATATCATTACTGAGCTTGTTTAAATGCTAATAGCGATGAAAGATGTGAATACGTTAATCATTAAATTAATCCCCTAGCTCAATTAACAGATCTTTCATTGTCGGCAACCAATCCACCAGATCGATCGTTGCCGGGATGACAATCTCAATTTTACTTTTCGGCAGCACTTTTATATTCCCCTCCCCTTTTGGAAACAGCGGAACTTCGATGGCCTCCCGATGGATGCCCATTTCATCCGTAACACTAAAGATCAAATTCATTTCTTTCATGCCGATTGGTTTCATCATTGCCCTTGGTTTAAAATATTATCCACCCGTTAAGACTTTCCGAACCAGTTTGCCAGTACTTTTTCTGCCGGTTTGTTTTGCGGAGTAAAATCTCTATTGCCCTCACCACCAACTCTGTCATGTTTTGGAAACCATTTCCAGAAATAAACCCCTTCAAACCAATCTTCATGCCAGAATGTTTGGAAAAATGCCTCGTAGCAATCTGCCTGTGATTGTAAATCAACTTCACCATTTCCCCTTGTTTGGCGGTTGAGCCATGTCCAGGGCTCGATAGAGGAATCCGGCGTGCTCTTGTAACCGATTTCCGTAAATACAATCGTTTTATTGAATTTTTGTGCAATCTTTAGAATTTTCTTCTTATGAGATGACCAGCCTTTCTTAAGCATCTCTACAGTCGGAT encodes:
- the htpG gene encoding molecular chaperone HtpG — its product is MPKKAHQNVEEFEYKAEMKQLLHLIVNSLYTHPEIFLRELISNASDALNKAKFKDLTSKDLLNPDLPFRINIHLDSKKKTFSIEDTGIGMTKEDLIDRIGTIASSGTLEFLKKIKEQDKPFENELIGQFGIGFYSVFMVTDEVTIETRSADKDSKGYIWTSSGEGKFKIEEFDKKQRGTKISFKIKKSAEEFSEDWRVQQIIKKYSNFVDFPIYVGKEEINIVSAIWHQNKADIKDEELNEFYKFISNDFNNPLGHLQLTIEGKVNFKAILFIPETAPLRLFADEDLKSLHLYSNKIFIQDDCKELLPEYLRFQSGVVDTEDLPLNVSREVTQSSPAMAKIKDILTGKVLGMLEDWAKKDQEKYDKFYSNFSPLFKTGVNSDFKNKDRIIELLRFESTKTEKGKWTSLKEYTTRMKSDQKEIYYLSGEHRDTVEQNPNLEYFKKNDIEVIYLLDPVDNFVFPSIAEYDKKQLKSIEKADIDLKQDEDKQSEALEQDSAKEVISVFKDKLGDKVEDVIESKRLVDSAATLVVGKEGMDAQMEQMMKMMNKEFTAPKKILEINLSHSLIKNLSHLIKNKKDDDFVKNCILQLYEGTLLIHGDLESRNEFVSRMTNIMEKATG
- a CDS encoding phosphotransferase, with translation MAQYIQLQKNDIQRIANHHGLIVVDFKPIEGGASNSSYVLKTPQNRYVLTVFDEKTLAYVVKLGQLLLLLAKYDFTTTRLVLLLTEEVTLVYRQKPVMLKTYISGQVCQNIDDAMMRQVGAAMARLHQTPAPDFLPDRHPYGLHFFFKSH
- a CDS encoding phosphotransferase → MAERLVQLKLQIPPELPCGLIHGDVFYDNILFERGKLKAIIDFEEACLYYKVFDLGMGILGLCTEGTTWVLSKARALVMGYQQVKALEEREKESLQLFCAYAAIATSCWRFWKYHIHSPTVEKADEHWQMVHLAEEIDAVPKTKFLHAVFSSNG